The following are from one region of the Salicibibacter kimchii genome:
- a CDS encoding NETI motif-containing protein, with the protein MKYDVGENETIAECLDRIARDGYQPVRRIEKPVFQKEKGDVEVAGQRIQFEVKKK; encoded by the coding sequence ATAAAGTATGACGTTGGCGAAAACGAAACGATTGCAGAATGTTTAGATAGAATCGCAAGAGACGGGTACCAGCCGGTACGCAGGATTGAAAAGCCCGTTTTCCAGAAAGAGAAAGGTGATGTTGAAGTCGCGGGACAGCGGATCCAATTTGAGGTGAAGAAGAAATAG
- a CDS encoding DUF2179 domain-containing protein, with the protein MGSFLLENAWTLIFIILMINVAYVSLFTLRMMLTLKGVRYGAAVVGMAEITIYVTGLGLVLDNMTSVLHVMAYALGFGIGVIVGMKIEEKLALGYIAVNVITKEYEPDIPNRLRDKGYGVTNWIAYGREGDRMMMEILTSRKSERDLFETVKLLDSKAFIISHEPKNFHGGFWVKGVRR; encoded by the coding sequence TTGGGAAGTTTTTTGCTTGAAAATGCCTGGACGTTGATTTTCATTATTTTAATGATCAACGTTGCTTACGTTAGCTTGTTCACGCTTCGCATGATGTTAACGCTGAAAGGGGTACGCTACGGGGCCGCGGTTGTCGGGATGGCGGAGATCACGATTTATGTGACCGGCCTTGGCCTTGTGCTCGATAACATGACCTCTGTCCTTCATGTTATGGCTTACGCCTTAGGGTTCGGTATTGGTGTCATTGTCGGGATGAAGATTGAAGAAAAGCTGGCATTAGGGTATATTGCCGTTAACGTCATTACGAAAGAATATGAACCGGACATCCCGAATCGTTTGCGTGACAAAGGCTACGGTGTGACAAATTGGATCGCCTACGGAAGAGAAGGCGATCGCATGATGATGGAGATATTAACTTCCCGAAAATCAGAAAGGGATTTATTTGAAACGGTGAAATTGCTTGATTCCAAGGCGTTTATCATCTCGCATGAACCGAAAAATTTCCATGGCGGTTTTTGGGTAAAAGGAGTACGACGATAA
- the queF gene encoding preQ(1) synthase, with translation MTEENDAQLSHLGNEGTTYTFEYDPGLLETFDNQHPYRDYFVKFNTPEFTTLCPLTGQPDFATLYISYIPDKKMVESKALKLYLFSFRNHGDFHEDVINIIVNDLVEVIAPRYIEVWGKFTPRGGISIDPYVNYGKPGSKYEKMAEQRLLYHDMYPETITNR, from the coding sequence GAACGACCTATACGTTTGAATATGATCCGGGGCTGCTTGAAACCTTTGATAATCAGCATCCATACCGGGATTATTTTGTGAAATTCAACACACCCGAATTCACGACGCTTTGTCCACTCACGGGCCAGCCGGATTTTGCGACGCTTTATATCAGCTATATTCCCGATAAAAAAATGGTGGAGAGCAAGGCGCTGAAACTTTATCTGTTCAGTTTTCGCAACCACGGCGATTTTCACGAGGATGTGATCAATATTATCGTGAATGACCTTGTCGAGGTAATAGCCCCGAGATATATTGAAGTATGGGGGAAATTCACGCCGCGCGGCGGAATCTCGATTGACCCCTACGTCAATTACGGAAAACCCGGCAGTAAATACGAGAAAATGGCGGAGCAACGGTTGCTGTATCATGACATGTACCCGGAAACAATTACAAATCGGTAA
- a CDS encoding efflux RND transporter permease subunit, with protein sequence MNWLRLLLKRKLIVGLLSIFVLLFGLFASNDVDIEMMPGMTMDMGMVQIDAGDLNTLDMEETVINPVEDRLDEIETVDTYETTITLGNGSIMIMFEEGEGDDAFAELDAAMNELENEIADINNVFSMQASMNPPYELNYDLYGADSEELAYVSEEVIQPRLESLAEVRDVDVAAEDSQELIIELDHEQLQEDGVDPQLIAQLFQEENQNRAIGELSEEDDEPRLRWDGTMLSVEDIEDLQISTANGPEPLEEYASIEIAQADTTTTAWKNGEEDYVFLQIGRSDDATEVEMTEAVRAEVEDMKAEGLPEDVELEEMLATADYITNDLRDIQTNVLYGGLLALLVLFTFLRSFRATAIVGISIPLSLLLTFSIMWLMDYSINVMTLLALGLGIAMMVDASIVILESIYRKLQQGLPKIEAVIEGTKEVSTAVLASMLTTVVVFLPIGILSGDIGEFIMMLAMVIIITLVSSVVISFTVIPVLSEKWIRMKESRVHKGENALLRMYGRFVGWMSWKKWRRWLVSTGFAFLFILSLFLVAFVPMSMMPDVLDRQAELIVNLDSHTDDEEKEDIADAMHERLSDTPDVSDYTVMTDEDMMFAFVNMTPEEEASLPQEQVNSEIMNNLEALEEDYPIQNVVMSMEAGEMGNPVEIIVQGDSLEGLRETAEDMETGLENIEGVTGIHHSMSDMETEEQFVIDEEEVEDAGLTTGQVREQIEAAFMNEQIDEMTLDGRDYPVYMSSDLEVASVDELEDLAIEMPPEEETLMPGEEPEEPEEADTMDLAEFVELETTEAPQELVHEDGQRIVKVMASLEDRDLGSVNADVQEMIAGYDFDDGYTAGFGGQMEQQQEMMTEMMYIFLISIFLVYVVMAIQFNHLIHPLVIMSVIPMTIVGVILGLLMTQQELNPISAMGALILVGIVLNNAILLVDRAKQLRKEGWERGQALQEAGKNRMRPIFMTTLTTLAGMLPLALATGSASNYQAPMATVIIFGLLFATLITLLLVPSVYMIMEDILGWPRRYLKKRKEKKAANTDTEMSMEKR encoded by the coding sequence ATGAACTGGTTGCGGTTATTATTGAAAAGAAAGTTAATCGTTGGTCTGCTGTCCATCTTTGTTTTATTGTTTGGTCTTTTTGCCAGCAATGATGTCGACATAGAGATGATGCCCGGCATGACGATGGACATGGGCATGGTTCAAATTGATGCAGGCGACCTGAACACGCTGGATATGGAAGAGACCGTCATTAACCCTGTTGAGGATCGACTGGATGAAATTGAGACGGTTGATACATATGAGACAACGATCACCCTCGGCAACGGTTCGATCATGATCATGTTTGAAGAAGGGGAAGGGGATGATGCCTTCGCCGAATTAGATGCTGCCATGAATGAACTGGAAAACGAGATAGCTGACATCAACAATGTTTTTTCCATGCAAGCTTCCATGAATCCTCCCTATGAATTGAATTATGATTTATACGGAGCAGACAGTGAAGAGTTGGCGTATGTATCTGAGGAAGTCATACAACCACGACTCGAGTCGCTTGCTGAAGTTAGAGATGTAGATGTGGCGGCTGAAGACAGCCAAGAACTCATCATTGAATTGGACCATGAACAATTGCAGGAAGATGGGGTTGATCCCCAACTAATCGCCCAACTTTTCCAGGAGGAAAACCAGAACAGGGCCATTGGGGAATTATCGGAAGAAGACGATGAACCTCGTTTAAGATGGGACGGCACGATGCTTAGCGTGGAAGATATCGAAGATTTGCAGATATCGACCGCTAATGGACCGGAACCGTTAGAAGAATATGCGTCCATTGAGATAGCCCAGGCGGATACAACAACTACCGCGTGGAAAAACGGGGAAGAAGATTATGTATTTTTGCAAATCGGACGGTCTGACGATGCGACCGAGGTGGAAATGACGGAAGCGGTGCGGGCAGAGGTTGAGGACATGAAAGCAGAGGGACTGCCGGAAGACGTTGAGCTCGAAGAAATGTTAGCCACGGCCGATTATATCACGAATGACCTCCGCGACATTCAGACGAATGTGTTATACGGCGGGCTTCTGGCGCTTTTGGTATTGTTCACTTTTCTAAGAAGCTTTCGTGCCACGGCGATTGTGGGCATTTCCATTCCCTTGTCTCTTTTGCTCACATTTTCAATAATGTGGCTCATGGACTACAGTATCAACGTGATGACACTCCTCGCCCTCGGGTTGGGCATCGCGATGATGGTGGATGCCTCGATCGTCATTCTGGAGTCCATTTATCGCAAACTGCAGCAAGGTCTCCCTAAAATTGAAGCCGTGATCGAGGGCACAAAGGAAGTATCAACCGCCGTTCTGGCATCGATGCTGACGACCGTTGTCGTGTTCCTGCCAATCGGTATTTTAAGCGGGGACATTGGAGAATTCATTATGATGTTGGCGATGGTCATCATTATCACGCTCGTCAGTTCCGTGGTAATATCCTTCACTGTCATTCCTGTGTTGTCAGAGAAATGGATCAGGATGAAAGAATCCAGGGTTCACAAAGGGGAAAACGCCCTCTTGCGAATGTACGGCCGTTTCGTTGGCTGGATGTCATGGAAAAAATGGCGCAGATGGCTGGTGTCAACCGGATTCGCGTTTCTATTTATTCTCTCTCTTTTCCTGGTTGCGTTTGTACCCATGAGCATGATGCCTGATGTATTGGATCGGCAAGCTGAACTCATCGTGAATTTGGATAGCCATACCGATGATGAGGAAAAAGAGGACATTGCAGATGCCATGCATGAGCGCTTGTCCGACACACCAGATGTGTCCGATTATACAGTTATGACGGATGAAGATATGATGTTTGCTTTCGTAAACATGACACCGGAAGAAGAAGCCAGCCTGCCTCAAGAACAGGTCAACTCGGAAATCATGAACAATTTGGAAGCGCTGGAAGAAGATTATCCGATTCAAAATGTGGTTATGTCCATGGAAGCGGGGGAAATGGGGAATCCCGTAGAAATTATTGTGCAAGGGGACAGTCTGGAAGGACTTCGTGAGACAGCCGAGGATATGGAAACTGGGCTGGAAAACATCGAAGGCGTCACGGGCATTCACCATTCCATGTCAGATATGGAAACCGAAGAACAGTTTGTGATTGACGAAGAGGAAGTTGAAGACGCAGGTTTAACAACAGGCCAAGTTCGTGAACAAATTGAAGCTGCTTTCATGAATGAGCAGATTGATGAAATGACCTTGGATGGCCGTGACTATCCTGTCTATATGAGCTCGGATCTGGAAGTGGCCAGCGTAGATGAGCTTGAAGACTTGGCGATTGAAATGCCACCGGAAGAAGAAACCCTGATGCCGGGAGAAGAACCCGAAGAACCCGAAGAAGCTGACACCATGGATTTGGCAGAATTTGTGGAATTGGAAACGACTGAGGCTCCGCAAGAACTGGTACATGAGGATGGCCAGCGGATTGTGAAAGTCATGGCCAGCCTGGAAGACCGTGACCTCGGTTCTGTTAATGCAGACGTGCAGGAGATGATAGCCGGCTATGACTTTGATGATGGCTATACGGCCGGGTTTGGCGGGCAGATGGAACAACAGCAAGAGATGATGACAGAAATGATGTACATTTTCCTCATTTCCATCTTTCTCGTGTATGTCGTGATGGCGATCCAATTTAATCATTTGATCCATCCTCTGGTGATCATGTCCGTGATCCCGATGACGATCGTGGGCGTTATTCTTGGCCTGTTGATGACGCAGCAAGAACTAAACCCGATTTCCGCAATGGGGGCGCTGATTCTCGTTGGGATTGTTCTGAATAACGCCATTTTGCTGGTTGATCGTGCGAAACAATTGCGGAAAGAAGGTTGGGAACGAGGCCAAGCTTTACAAGAAGCTGGGAAAAACCGCATGCGCCCGATCTTTATGACGACGTTGACCACCCTGGCAGGTATGCTACCCCTGGCACTGGCAACAGGAAGCGCCAGTAATTACCAGGCACCTATGGCAACGGTGATCATATTCGGATTGTTATTCGCGACCTTAATTACCTTGCTCCTCGTCCCTTCCGTATATATGATCATGGAAGATATATTGGGGTGGCCCAGGCGTTATTTGAAAAAGCGAAAAGAAAAGAAAGCGGCCAACACAGATACAGAAATGTCTATGGAGAAGCGTTAG
- a CDS encoding isoprenylcysteine carboxyl methyltransferase family protein, with product MLLFVLLYLWVIFQRCFELWVARKNEAWMRARGGVEHGSEHFSWMVVLHSAFLVSLLFEAYYNQFVLMPGWPVLLILFLGAQGLRAWVMGSLGRFWNLKVMVLPGESIIQKGPYRWLKHPNYLVVMAEILLLPLIFQAYVTAVVFTIANACMLFFVRIPVEERALNDYRSVETREK from the coding sequence ATGTTACTGTTTGTGCTTTTATATCTTTGGGTTATTTTCCAAAGATGTTTTGAGCTATGGGTAGCCAGAAAAAATGAAGCCTGGATGAGAGCAAGAGGAGGCGTTGAACACGGCAGCGAACATTTTTCGTGGATGGTTGTGTTACATAGTGCATTTCTGGTATCGCTATTGTTTGAAGCGTATTATAATCAGTTTGTCCTGATGCCCGGGTGGCCGGTGTTGCTGATTCTATTTCTCGGTGCACAAGGATTGCGCGCGTGGGTAATGGGCTCCCTCGGGCGTTTTTGGAATTTAAAAGTGATGGTGTTACCCGGTGAATCGATCATTCAAAAGGGTCCGTATCGTTGGTTAAAGCATCCGAATTATCTCGTGGTAATGGCGGAAATTCTGCTGTTGCCGCTGATTTTTCAAGCGTACGTAACGGCTGTTGTTTTTACCATTGCAAACGCGTGTATGCTCTTTTTTGTTCGAATTCCCGTCGAAGAACGAGCGCTCAACGATTATCGTAGTGTCGAAACGCGCGAAAAATAA
- a CDS encoding Na+/H+ antiporter family protein, giving the protein MLNAVIISVLVLVVLSLLRVNVVLSLLAAALTAGLISGMSLLDTTNLLVSGMGGQAETALSYILLGVFAVMIGYSGITGFLVKNLIHALKGKKAFLLLTIAAVASLSQNLIPVHIAFIPILIPPLLQLFDRMKLNRRGVAVSLTFGLKAPYVMIPAGFGLIFHGVIVDGMNDNGMSVGYADIPLAMFIPGLGMVAGLLFAIFISYRKDKEPRDVDMANQEMAVNMNEELAFTKFHFFTIIAIIGAFAVQLISDSLILGALAGIALMFVFRVIPFKSGDTMVNDGIKMMGMIAFVMLIASGYGTVLEETGAVDRLVASTTEMLGDNMLLAAAMMLLVGTVITTGIGTSFGTIPILATLFVPLSITMGFSPLATAALIGTAGAIGDAGSPSSDSTLGPTAGLGADGNHNHIWDTCVPTFLHFNIPLFIFGLAAAMIL; this is encoded by the coding sequence TTGTTGAATGCGGTCATCATTTCCGTTCTTGTCTTAGTCGTTCTTAGTTTGCTGCGAGTGAATGTCGTCCTTTCCCTTCTGGCAGCCGCCCTCACGGCAGGTCTAATCTCCGGGATGTCTTTGCTTGATACGACGAATTTGCTCGTATCGGGGATGGGCGGGCAAGCGGAAACGGCGTTGAGTTATATTTTGCTTGGCGTTTTCGCCGTCATGATTGGTTATTCAGGCATTACCGGCTTTTTAGTAAAAAACTTGATACATGCATTGAAAGGAAAGAAAGCTTTTTTGCTTTTAACGATTGCTGCTGTAGCTTCTCTTTCACAAAATTTAATTCCGGTCCATATCGCTTTTATTCCTATACTGATTCCGCCTTTATTGCAATTGTTTGATAGGATGAAGCTTAATCGAAGAGGAGTGGCCGTATCGCTTACCTTTGGTTTGAAGGCGCCTTATGTCATGATACCGGCAGGTTTTGGTTTGATATTTCATGGCGTGATCGTAGATGGAATGAATGACAATGGCATGTCTGTGGGCTATGCAGATATCCCGTTAGCGATGTTCATCCCCGGTTTGGGAATGGTTGCCGGTTTATTATTCGCCATTTTTATCAGTTACCGAAAAGATAAAGAACCTCGTGACGTCGACATGGCCAATCAAGAAATGGCTGTAAATATGAATGAAGAACTTGCATTTACGAAATTTCACTTCTTCACCATTATAGCGATTATCGGAGCATTTGCCGTTCAACTGATTAGCGACTCCCTCATTCTTGGTGCCTTGGCAGGGATCGCTTTGATGTTCGTGTTTCGCGTCATTCCGTTCAAATCAGGAGATACAATGGTGAACGACGGAATAAAAATGATGGGGATGATTGCTTTTGTCATGCTCATCGCTTCCGGGTATGGAACAGTGCTGGAAGAGACGGGAGCGGTGGATCGGTTGGTGGCTTCTACAACGGAGATGCTCGGGGACAACATGTTGTTGGCGGCTGCCATGATGTTGCTTGTAGGTACGGTCATAACGACTGGAATTGGTACATCTTTTGGCACGATCCCCATCCTGGCAACCTTGTTCGTCCCTTTAAGCATAACCATGGGTTTTTCGCCGTTAGCCACAGCAGCATTAATCGGGACGGCCGGCGCGATCGGCGATGCTGGCTCGCCATCATCAGACAGCACGCTCGGGCCGACCGCCGGGCTGGGGGCAGACGGGAATCACAATCACATCTGGGACACCTGTGTGCCGACGTTCTTGCACTTTAATATTCCATTGTTTATCTTTGGCTTGGCGGCGGCGATGATACTGTAA
- a CDS encoding type III polyketide synthase → MPAIQSVATAIPPYEASQTEIANMVRSLFAADFTDIDRLLKVFDHGQIETRQFVNPLEWYQEPHSFGEKNEAFIENAVQLGTEAVEKCLKKAGANREDITAFISVTSTGIATPSIEARIMNQLQLPLHMNRIPLWGLGCGGGAAGLARAYEYCLAYPEAQVLVLCIELCSLTFQHGDRSKSNLIGTSLFSDGVACALIVGDKVQLSNHTHPYITNTQTTLMPDSERVMGWDVGDDGLHVVFSRDIPSIVHSWVGPNIDQFLERLGKNYKDITALVAHPGGRKVLEAYEDTLDLPPSLTAHARKILAKHGNMSSPTVLYVLEDILHRKYPKGTQGLATALGPGFSSELLWLEWR, encoded by the coding sequence ATGCCTGCCATTCAATCGGTAGCAACGGCGATCCCGCCATATGAGGCGTCGCAAACGGAAATCGCAAATATGGTCCGTTCACTATTCGCAGCGGATTTCACAGATATTGATCGATTGCTGAAAGTATTTGATCATGGACAAATTGAAACAAGACAGTTTGTGAATCCGTTGGAGTGGTATCAAGAACCCCACAGTTTCGGAGAAAAAAATGAAGCATTCATAGAAAATGCCGTTCAATTGGGCACTGAAGCTGTTGAGAAGTGTCTGAAAAAAGCTGGGGCGAATCGAGAAGATATAACGGCATTTATCTCAGTGACTAGCACAGGTATTGCCACACCTTCCATTGAAGCGCGCATTATGAATCAGTTGCAGCTGCCGTTACATATGAATCGTATTCCCTTATGGGGACTAGGATGCGGTGGCGGTGCCGCCGGTTTGGCACGTGCCTACGAGTATTGCCTGGCCTATCCGGAAGCGCAGGTGCTTGTTCTTTGCATCGAGTTGTGCAGTTTAACGTTTCAGCACGGGGATCGTTCGAAGAGTAACCTCATCGGGACGTCTTTATTCTCCGATGGTGTCGCCTGTGCGCTTATCGTAGGGGATAAGGTGCAACTAAGCAACCACACGCACCCGTACATCACTAATACCCAAACAACATTGATGCCGGATTCCGAACGGGTGATGGGATGGGATGTTGGTGATGACGGCCTTCATGTTGTTTTCTCCAGAGATATACCTTCGATTGTCCATTCATGGGTTGGACCGAATATCGATCAATTTTTGGAACGGTTGGGGAAAAATTATAAGGACATCACGGCACTTGTGGCCCATCCGGGCGGGAGAAAAGTATTGGAAGCTTATGAAGATACATTGGATTTGCCGCCGTCTCTTACGGCTCACGCAAGAAAAATCCTTGCAAAGCACGGAAATATGTCGTCGCCAACAGTGTTGTATGTACTTGAAGACATATTGCACCGGAAATATCCAAAGGGCACGCAAGGTCTCGCGACTGCCCTCGGCCCTGGATTTAGTTCCGAATTACTTTGGCTGGAATGGAGGTAA
- a CDS encoding Uma2 family endonuclease codes for MSKKEDKHPSVREQVLTYNDYAALDDGNRYELVNGQLELMRPVPSTRHQLISYELNKKISASCENEYFILYAPIDLILSNSEVRQPDIVMVHRDRLNILSRKGIEGPPDLVVEILSPSTLKRDKMDKLQAYARFCIPEYWIVEPELGILEQHVLKKDTYELANIYHQDEPITSRILPCISFTMDKVMENIPNI; via the coding sequence ATGTCGAAAAAGGAGGATAAGCACCCTTCTGTGCGTGAACAAGTGCTAACTTACAATGACTATGCTGCTTTGGACGATGGCAATCGCTATGAGCTGGTAAATGGTCAATTGGAATTAATGCGTCCGGTTCCATCCACACGCCATCAACTGATTAGTTACGAGCTTAATAAAAAAATAAGTGCGTCTTGTGAGAATGAATATTTTATTTTATATGCTCCAATTGATTTGATTTTATCCAACTCAGAAGTTCGCCAGCCCGACATCGTAATGGTTCATCGAGACCGCCTGAACATTCTTAGCAGAAAAGGCATAGAAGGCCCGCCCGATTTAGTCGTTGAAATCCTCTCTCCTTCCACCCTGAAGCGGGATAAAATGGATAAACTCCAGGCATATGCCCGCTTTTGTATACCCGAATACTGGATAGTGGAGCCCGAACTGGGAATCCTTGAACAACATGTCCTTAAAAAAGACACCTATGAACTGGCAAATATTTATCATCAGGATGAACCCATCACATCCAGGATTCTCCCTTGTATCTCGTTCACTATGGATAAAGTGATGGAGAACATCCCGAATATCTAA
- a CDS encoding BCCT family transporter, whose translation MNQKLDWPVFAISGGALVLFVIVSLVNAGAVADMVDMLFGWATSYFGAFWQVFMVLVFAVALGLMISRYGNVRLGVQNRPDTNNFKWIAMIVTTLMAGGGVFWAAAEPIYHFLETPPMYGDVPPAEDATIAPALAQSFLDWGFLAWAVNGTLVTVVVMYGQSKGMPLKPRSLLFPIFGEKIMHRSVLGTFVDACAIVAVAAGTIGPIGFLGLQAAYMMDDLFGIPNTLTTQLVVVAVLILIAAISAMTGIHKGIQFLSRFNVIFALFLSVVILLLGPGRFIIDSFIGSYGIYIQDFLKLAFYRGDEDWLSQWTLFFWGWFIGYAPMMGIFIGRISNGRTLRELFLAVIIIAPLVMNFWFTVIGGTGIFFEQQNPGSVGGPLGEVGLAASINAIVTQLPLGFWIAAAFLVVTVVFVATTADTMSYTISISITGRDNPQKGVRIFWAVIMGAVASVLIVLGESSVDALQSFIVVTAVPVSLILLPVLWLAPRVAKKMAKDQGIK comes from the coding sequence GTGAATCAAAAATTAGACTGGCCCGTGTTTGCCATTAGTGGAGGAGCACTTGTTCTTTTTGTGATCGTCTCTTTGGTGAATGCAGGGGCTGTAGCTGATATGGTGGATATGTTGTTTGGATGGGCAACATCCTATTTTGGTGCTTTTTGGCAAGTATTTATGGTACTTGTTTTTGCAGTCGCGCTTGGATTAATGATCTCTCGATATGGGAACGTCCGTTTAGGGGTTCAAAATCGACCCGACACGAATAATTTTAAGTGGATCGCGATGATCGTTACAACATTGATGGCGGGCGGAGGTGTGTTTTGGGCTGCTGCCGAACCGATATATCATTTTTTGGAAACCCCACCAATGTATGGGGATGTGCCTCCTGCAGAGGACGCGACCATCGCACCCGCGTTGGCGCAATCATTTTTGGATTGGGGCTTTTTAGCATGGGCGGTAAATGGCACGCTCGTTACTGTCGTTGTTATGTACGGACAGTCAAAAGGGATGCCGTTGAAACCAAGGAGTTTACTTTTTCCTATTTTTGGCGAAAAGATTATGCATAGAAGTGTGTTGGGGACGTTCGTGGACGCTTGTGCCATCGTAGCTGTCGCCGCCGGGACAATTGGTCCCATTGGTTTTCTAGGACTGCAGGCAGCCTATATGATGGATGATTTATTTGGGATCCCAAACACCTTAACCACCCAATTAGTGGTTGTTGCTGTCCTTATATTGATCGCCGCGATATCTGCTATGACGGGTATTCATAAAGGTATTCAATTTTTGAGTCGTTTTAATGTTATTTTTGCTCTATTTCTAAGCGTGGTTATCTTACTGCTAGGCCCCGGAAGGTTTATCATTGATAGCTTTATCGGTTCCTATGGCATCTATATTCAGGATTTCTTAAAGCTTGCTTTCTATAGAGGCGATGAAGATTGGTTATCCCAATGGACCTTATTCTTTTGGGGCTGGTTCATCGGTTACGCGCCGATGATGGGGATATTCATCGGCCGGATTTCTAATGGCAGAACGCTTCGTGAATTGTTTTTAGCTGTGATCATTATTGCTCCGCTCGTGATGAACTTTTGGTTCACAGTGATAGGTGGAACAGGGATATTCTTTGAACAGCAAAACCCAGGCTCCGTTGGAGGTCCTCTCGGGGAAGTAGGGTTAGCCGCGTCCATTAACGCAATCGTCACTCAGTTACCCTTAGGGTTTTGGATTGCAGCGGCCTTCCTGGTTGTAACGGTGGTCTTTGTGGCAACGACAGCGGATACGATGTCTTATACGATATCGATATCCATTACGGGAAGAGACAATCCCCAAAAAGGGGTACGCATTTTCTGGGCTGTTATCATGGGCGCTGTGGCATCGGTTCTAATTGTACTTGGCGAAAGCAGTGTTGATGCCTTGCAATCCTTTATCGTTGTGACCGCAGTACCTGTCTCACTTATCTTGTTACCGGTGTTATGGCTTGCTCCGCGGGTGGCAAAGAAAATGGCAAAAGATCAAGGGATAAAATAA
- a CDS encoding small multi-drug export protein has protein sequence MVGALVGLPIISAALTGMLGNWISVMLIILLFNALLMRFRDRTSKNDGFIQNRVSKSRERYEKYGVPGVAILAPLVASGHIAAFASLAAGADKKRVIVWHTVSIGIWGVLGGLFGDYLHYEIMQ, from the coding sequence ATTGTCGGTGCTCTTGTGGGTTTGCCTATTATCTCAGCAGCATTAACCGGCATGTTAGGCAACTGGATTTCAGTGATGCTTATTATTCTACTTTTTAATGCTTTGCTGATGAGGTTTCGCGATCGCACATCAAAAAATGACGGGTTTATTCAAAACCGGGTAAGCAAATCGAGAGAACGTTATGAAAAATATGGTGTGCCTGGCGTTGCAATTCTTGCTCCATTGGTTGCTTCTGGTCATATTGCTGCCTTTGCTTCACTCGCTGCAGGCGCAGACAAAAAGCGAGTTATTGTCTGGCATACTGTAAGCATTGGTATTTGGGGCGTGCTTGGTGGCTTATTTGGGGATTATTTACACTATGAGATCATGCAATAA
- a CDS encoding GMC oxidoreductase, with product MLTGFTFTNTRLLLLSEIGEPYNPDTGEGIIGKNFTGHSLSFLGARGFFNDRKFNLHMGAGALGATISDFTADNFDHTDLDFLHGGEVYIGQNGDRPIDNNHVPSDIPEWGAEFKENSQFYSNRNLTVQVQPATLPWGYNYMDLDPTYIDNYGDPLLRVTNEYTDQDRNLMRYCMDRCEEIMEKMGADILDADEIPEEFGNVFFGQHYAGGVIMGDDPEHSAVNSYLQMWEAENLFVVGASAFPHFGNHNPTGTVGALAYRSSEGIETYLHDAGGLLVQEKIQ from the coding sequence GTGTTGACCGGGTTTACATTTACGAATACACGGCTGTTGCTCTTATCGGAAATTGGAGAGCCTTATAATCCGGATACAGGTGAAGGAATTATAGGGAAAAACTTTACCGGGCACTCCCTGTCATTTCTCGGTGCTCGTGGTTTTTTCAATGATCGCAAATTTAATCTCCATATGGGTGCCGGGGCTCTAGGTGCTACGATCAGCGATTTTACGGCTGATAACTTCGATCATACCGATTTAGATTTTCTCCACGGAGGAGAAGTGTATATTGGGCAAAATGGCGATCGCCCCATCGATAACAACCACGTGCCATCTGATATTCCCGAGTGGGGCGCTGAGTTCAAGGAAAATTCCCAGTTTTATTCGAATCGAAACCTGACCGTCCAAGTGCAACCCGCGACATTGCCTTGGGGGTATAATTATATGGATCTGGACCCCACGTATATCGATAACTATGGGGATCCTCTATTAAGAGTAACCAATGAATATACGGATCAAGATCGCAATTTAATGCGTTATTGTATGGATAGATGCGAAGAGATTATGGAAAAAATGGGAGCCGACATCTTAGATGCAGACGAGATTCCCGAGGAGTTCGGTAATGTTTTCTTCGGTCAACATTACGCTGGCGGCGTAATCATGGGGGACGATCCGGAACATTCAGCTGTCAACAGTTACTTACAGATGTGGGAGGCAGAGAATTTATTCGTTGTCGGAGCATCAGCTTTTCCGCACTTCGGGAATCACAACCCGACGGGAACAGTGGGCGCGTTAGCTTACCGATCTTCCGAGGGTATTGAAACATATCTCCATGATGCAGGCGGTTTATTGGTACAAGAAAAAATACAATGA